From Triticum aestivum cultivar Chinese Spring chromosome 7B, IWGSC CS RefSeq v2.1, whole genome shotgun sequence:
ttaccacttatttcagtacttgtagagaataccttactgaaaaccgcttatcatttccttctgttcctccttgggttcgacactcttacttatcgaaaggactacgatagatcccctatacttgtgggtcatcaagactcttttctggcgccgttgccggggagtgaagcgcctttggtaggtggaatttggtaaggaaaaatttatttagtgtccTAAAAATTTTTGTCTcttattactatggaaagtaattgtttgaggggcttgtttggggtatcttcaccccgtacGGTTGatccaagagttgctcctcaacccactgaacctactgaatctattgaaaatgaaactccttttggaattcctttgggtatgatggaaaaactgctagctaacactttcgcatgagatgggacaaagcatcctgacgaacatctacgctttgtggatgatatttgtggactatttaagcttgcaggtatacccgatgatgtttttaagaagaaggctttccctttatctttggagggatacgcattgacatggtataggctatgtgatgatacgagatcatggaactataaaagagtgaaattggaatttcatcagaagtattaccctatgcatcttgttcatcgtgatcgcaattatatatataatttttggcctcgcgaaggagaaagcatcagtcaagcttgggggaggcttaaatcaatgttatattcatgccccaatcatgagctctcaaaattgacaattctccagaatttttatgctcggctttctgataacaatcgcaccatgctcgatacttcttgtgctggctcttttatgatgaagcctattgaatttggatggaatctattggatagaattaaacgcaactctaaagattgggacctcgacgaaggtaaggagtcaggtatgacacctaagtttgattgtgttaaatcttttatggataccgatattttccgtaagttaaatatggacttgactctaagatagtagcttctttctgtgaatcttttgctacttatgttgatctccccaaggagaagtggtttaaacattatcctcccatagaagtaaaagtagctgcacctattaaagttgaagaaaagattgtcccttacaatgatcctattgttcctacttcttatgttgagaaaccccctttccctgttagaatgaaggatcatgctaaagcttcaactgttgtttgtaaaagaaatattaggacttatacacctcctgagcaagtcaaagtagaacccaatattgctattgttaaagatctcttctctgaaaatattgatgggcatgttattcaattcactggtgaaactgctagaattgctaaaccctgtgatagagataaacatagacctgtggtaggcgtgcctgttatttctgttaaaataggagatcattgttaccatggcttatgtgatatgggtgctagtgctagtgttatacccattgacttatacaaagaaattatgcatgagattgcacctgctgagttagaagaaattgatgttacaattaaacttgcaaatagagatactatatctccaatgggaattgtgagagatgttgaagtcttgtgtgggaaaaccaaatatcccgctgattttcttgttcttggttctccaaaagatagcttttatcccattatatttggtagacccttcttgcgtactgttaatgctatgatagattgcaaaaagaatgttgttactgttggcttggatgatatggttcatgagtttaatttctctaaatttagtaaacaacatcgtgaggaagaattgcctagtaaggatgaaattattggtcttgcttctattgatgtacctcctagtgatcctttagaacactatttgctagatcatgaaaatgatatgtttatgaatgaaagaagggaaatagatgaagtattctttaaacaggaacctattctgcaacacaatttgcctgttgaaatcctaggggatcctcctccacccaagggtgatcccgtttttgagcttaaaccgttgcctgataatcttaaatatgcttatattgatgaaaagaaaatatatcctgtcattattagcgctaacctttcagagcatgaagaggaaagattattgaaaactctgaagaagcaccatgctgctattggatatactctggatgatcttaagggcattagtcccactctatgtcaacataaaataaatttggaagctgatgccaaaccagtttgtgatcctcaacgatgtttgaatcctaaaatgaaagaagtggtaagaaaataaatactcaagcttctggaggcaggtataatttatcccattgctgatagtcagtgggtaagtcctgtccattgtgtccctaagaagggaggtattacagttgtccctaatgataaagatgaattgatccctcaaagaattatcacagggtataggatggtaattgatttccgtaaattaaataaagctactaagaaagatcattaccccttaccttttattgatcaaatgctagagaggctatgcaaacatacacattattgttttctagatggttattctagtttctctcaaatacctgtgtcaactaaagatcaatcaaagactacttttacatgcccttttggtacttttgcttatagacgtatgccttttggtttatgtaatgcacctgctacctttcaaagatgcatgatggctatattctctgacttttgcgaaaagatttgtgaggttttcatggatgacttttccgtctatggttcctcttttgatgattgcttaagcaatcttgatcgagttttgcagagatgtgaagaaactaatcttgtcttgaattgggaaaagtgccactttatggttaatgaacgtattgtcttggggcacaaagtttctgaaagaggtattgaagttgataaagccaacgttgatgctattgaaaagatgccatgtccaaaggacatcaaaggtataagacgTTTCCTTGGTCACCCGgatttataggaggttcattaaggacttctcaaaaatctctcggcctctgactaatttattacaaaaagatgtaccgtttgtctttgatgatgattgtgtagaagcatttgaaatacttaagaaagcactagtctctgcacctattgttcaaccacctgattggaatttaccctttgaaattatgtgtgatgctagtgattatgctataggtgattttcgagggcagagagttgataagaaattaaatgttatccattatgctcgtaagactctagatagtgctcaaagaaattatgctactaccgaaaaggaatttttagcagtggtgtttgcttgtgataagtttagaccttatattgttgattccaaagttactattcacactgatcatgctgctattaaatatcttatggaaaagaaggatgcaaaacctagacttattagatgggttctcctgcttcaagaatttgatttgcatattgttgatagaaagggagctgagaaccctgttgcagacaacttgtctaggttagagaatgttcttgatgacccactacctattgatgatagctttcctgatgaacaattaaatgtcataaacacttctcgtagcactccttggtatgctaattatgctaattatattgttgctaaatttataccacctagcttcacataccagcaaaagaaaaagtttttctatgacttgcgacattacttttggaatgatccacatctttataaagaaggagtagatggtgtcatcagacgttgtgtacctaagcatgaacaggaacagatcctacacaagtgtcactccgaagcttatggaggacaccatgctggagatagaactgcacataaggtattgcaatccggtttttattggcctactctctttaaagatgcccgtaagtttgttttgtcttgtgatgaatgccaaagaattggtaatatctgtagacgtcaagaaatgcctatgaattattcacttgttattgaaccatttgatgtttggggctttgattatatgggaccttttcctgcctctaatggatacacacatattttagttgatgttgattacgttactaagtgggtggaagctattccaactagtagtgttgatcataacacatctactaaaatgcttaaggaagttatttttccgaggtttggagtccctagatatttaatgactgatggtggttcacacttcattcatggtgctttccgtaagatgcttgctaaatatgacgttaatcataggattgcatctccttatcatcctcagtctagtggtcaagtagagttgagcaacagagagctcaaattaattttgcaaaagactgtcaataggtctagaaataattggtccaagaaacttgatgatgcattatgggcctatagaactgcttataaaaatcctatgggtttgtctccgtacaaaatggtctatggaaaagcttgtaaTTTACCTCTCGAACcaaaacataaggcatattgggctattaaagagctcaactatgatttcaaacttggcgttgagaataggttatttgatattagctcacttgatgaatggagagcccaagcttatgaaaatgccaagttgtttaaagaaaaagttaaaagatggcatgacaaaaggatacaaaagcgtgagtttaatgtaggtgattatgtattgctatacaactctcgtttaagattttttgcagggaaacttctctctaaatgggaaggtccctacattatcaaggaggtctaccgttccggtgccataaaaatcaacaacttcacgggcacaaatccgaaggtggtaaacggtcaaaggatcaagcactatatctcaggtaatcctataaatgttgaaactaacattgtTGAAACTgtgaccccggaggagtacataaaggacactttccggaacgttccagactccgaaaaggaataggtatgtggtacggtaagtaaactgactccaaaacaatttataaggcaatatttctccgtcttggaatatttagaaaaatagaaaaataagtagcagttcggggaggacacgaggcctccacgagggtggagggcgcgccctacccccctgggcgtgtcccctacctcgtgagcacctcgtgtgccctccggactccatttccttgcacaatacgtattttggtcggtaaaaattcattatttatactcctgaaggttttgaccaccgtatcatgcaaatatcttctgttttcgtttcgagctgttgctgctgtagatcaaagcaagatgtcttctcaagagtcagtcggagaaagccgggtatctaacccggcaccggaaccaacggtaaacagcgatgctgaccacttcgggccagcaatggaggaagatatggaggctgacctgatgagagtagatgccatgaaagatcaagaagtcacctctcgcctccgagctggaTTTACAATGGGGGAACtatagagctcagctattccaaactcggttatcccttccaatgttaaatttctttcctatgaaaatatgaggaggagtgtctcttgttctcccgcagctatgcaacatccttgggtgcaaggagctttagccgttacatgaaagcttcgcaaggaaataatggacctcaagcagcaagtcaataagctcgaggaggagaactgtactctgaggggaatcatcgccaagaatattacacctaCAATCAAGAAGGAGAAataaccacatgggtatgggcactccccttggcgactgccaagcttgggggaggtgccctggtatcgtatcacgatcacaactcctatctttacagtttttcctagttcgatcctattagtagtatcttgatttagtagaataaagtcatggcatcatctagttttgagttttgctttatgatctttccttgtaatcgagtccgttagctttataataaagattagtgttgagtcaagggcttgattgttttgccatgatcttgggtgattagaagaaaaagaataaaaagaaccaagagttcatattgatcttattgaaagtaatgacttcacatagaaagagtatgatgatttaaagttgttgggagttggaaaatatagctttggtcatcgttgcaattaataggaagtaataaggaaatagaggtttcacatatagatatattatcattgacatcttttatggttgggagcactcattaaaatatgacatgctaaagagttgaggttggtcaaggaagacaacataatgagttatgttttcttacattccagataaagtatgttgtcatggatcctctaccgtgttgagcttgcctttccccctcatgctggccaaattcttagcaccaagtagaaatactacttgtgcttccaaacacccttaaaccagttttgccatgagagtccaccatatctacctatggattgagtaagatccttcaagtaagttgtcatcggtgcaagcaataaaaattgctctctaaatatgcatgacttattaatgtagagaaataagctttgtacgaacttgttgtggacgcaataaaagcgacggactgcataataaaggttcacatgcaaggggcaatataaagtgacgttcttttgcattaagattttgtgcatcaaccctaaacgcgcatgacaacctctgcttccctctgcgaagggcctatcttttattattatcctctaccttatgcaagagtcacggtgatcctcaccattcctttttcatttttatcctttggcaagctcagcatgttggaaagagtatgatatacatatctaattggatgtggggaagcacgaattattattgttgacattacccttgaggtaaaaggttgtggggcaaaaactataagcccctatctttctctgtgtccaactaaaactccgtaaccacaagtatcgcgtgagtgctagcaattatgaaggactaaatgatagttgagtatgcggacttgcttctaagctctgacatagactctttctgatgttatgataaattgcaattgcttcaatgactgagattataattgttagtgcccaataGGCTTTGTGAATGGGTCattacttgaacatgagtaatcatatgacaaaatctatttatgttgctgttatgaaataatcatgatgccttcatgaccgtattttatttttatcgacgcctctacctctaaacatcagGACATATTTATTCTTATcggcttttcacttgaggacaagcgaggtctaagcttggggggttgatacgtccattttgcatcatgcttttatgtcaacatttattgcattatgggatgttatttcacgttatgtcacaatacttatgggtattctctcttattttacaaggtttacatgaagagggagaatgccggcagctggaattctgggctggaaaaggagcaaatattgaaggactattctgcgcaactccaaaagtcctgaaactccaccgaataccttgaaataaataaagaaaaatcgtcgccaaagatgaaggccaaggggcccacaccctgctcacgagggtggggggcgcccccctgggcgcgcccccctacctcgtggtccccctggtggctctacgacgcccatcttctcctatatgaagtctttcgatgagaaaaaaatcagagagaacctttcgggacgagactccaccgccacgaggcggaaccttggcggaaccaatctagggctctggcggagcttttctgccggggacacctcccttcgggagggggaaatcatcaccatcgtcatcaccaacgctcctctcatcaggagagggcaatctccatcaacatcttcaccagcaccatctcatctccaaaccctagttcatctcttgtacccaattcttatctccaagtccgggattggtgctagtaggttgctagtagtgttgattactctttgtagttgatgctagttggtttatttggtggaaaaccatatgttcagatcctttatgcatatattacccctctgattatgaacatgaatatgctttgtgagtaattacgtttgttcctgaggacaagggagaagtcttgctattagtagtcatgtgaatttggtattcgttcgatattttgatgagatgtatgttgtctaacctctagtggtgttatgtgaacgtcgactacatacacttcaccattatttgggcctagaggaaggcattgggaagtaataattagatcatgggttactagagtgacagaagcttaaaccctagtttatgcgttgcttcgtaaggggctgatttggatccacatgtttcatgctatggttaggtttaccttaatacttttgttgtagttgcggatgcttgcaatagaggttaatcataagtgggatgcttgtccaagtaagggtggtacccaagcaccggtccacacacatatcaaattatcaaagtaccgaacgcgaatcatttgagcgtgatgaaaactagcttgacggtattcccatgtgtcctcgggagagcttttcctatcataagagtttgtccaggcttgtccttagctacaaaaaggattgggctaccttgctgcaccttatttacttttattacttgttgctcgttaccatttatcttatcataaaactatctgttaccacttatttcagtacttgtagagaataccttgctgaaaactgcttatcattttcttctgctcctcgttgggttcgacactcttacttatcgaaaggaccatgatagatcccctatacttgtgggtcatcaggcacgcACCCGCGCGACCAGTCACCGTTGCAAGCGCCAGCCGCCACGGGGccaccactgttgggaaacgtagcatgcaatatcgaaaaaattcctatgctcacgcaagatctatctaggagatgcatagcaacaagaggggagagtgtgtccacgtacctcgtagaccaaaagccgaagcgttaacttaacgcggttgatgtagtcgaatgtctactcgaatcaaccaatcaagtaccaaacatacggcacctccgagttctgcacacgttcagctcgatgacgtccctcgaactcttgatccagtagaggcacgaaggagtcgatgagttccgtcagcacaacggcgtgatgacggtgttggtgaagtgatctgcacaagacttcgcctaagcactacaacaatatgaccggaggagtaaacggtggaggggggcaccgcacatggctaaacaattgatgtgctttgggatgccccctgcccccgtatataaaggaggaggggaggagaccggccacaaggggcgcgccaaggaggtggaagtctctactcctaatggagcagttggtagtctccgccggtcaattttcgtcccacctatCATGGTTATTTTTCGTCCCACCTTTGGTGGGTTTTTTGGTTAAAAAAAATTCGtcccctccccccacttcatcggtttattttcgcgtcatCCTCTCACACAACGAAGAAATGTGAACAGATCAGAACTTTTCATACcggcgcaagttatttagtaatgtagaatcaatcacgaacaatctctaaagatcaaatctaaattaattaaccttatcttaaatcactcaatcactttaattagaaaacattttctttcctaattacaccccgcttagtgtgcacataacatTCTGAAGTAATTAGAGccacatgattgaatccatttatttagagccacatgattgaatccatttatttagagccacatgattgaatccatttattaACAATAATTCTCACCAAAAGTGCGTTTAGCAATTTTAGAGGGCGGACCAAAACTCCGCCATCCGCTCGCCCGCGTTTGTTTAGGAGAAAAAAATTCCATGCGTACCGGTTGCAAACTTCATTCTTTGCAACCCGGACGTCATCTGCTGCCATGTGTACAGCTGGACATCGTACGTCCTCCTCAGGTTTGCCCCACGCGAGATGCAGCTTGGCTCCAATCGCTGCAGGGTGCAGGCACACCATCCTCGGCTCTGTTCGGTGTGATGTATGACTGCTATGCACGGCTCGGCTCCACACAGAACAGAGGAGTCGCCGACTCCAGATCCAGCGCCGCCAGGATtcagccccaccgccgccgccgccgggattcGCTTCAGCGCCGCCGCCGGGATTCGCATCGCCGCCGCTGGTAGTTGCCTCCGCGCCGCTGCTGGGAGTCACCCAAACTTGCGTCGGCAAGAGGTAATTTCCTCGGCCAGCTCGTGCAGTGCTTTGCTAATTCTTCTCTTAAAGTACTCAGTAGTTAGACGAGAGACGAGATGGCCGAATGAATATACATATCATAGATCATAAGCGATGGCTGTATCCTGTATGCAGGGAGGTAAAAGAGCTGAATGCTTCTTTCACTATTGATTGCATGGGGAGAGAAGCAAATGGAGTTGGATGAACTTTGTTCCAGAAAAAGTATCCGATGCGTT
This genomic window contains:
- the LOC123158483 gene encoding uncharacterized protein isoform X2, whose product is MTAMHGSAPHRTEESPTPDPAPPGFSPTAAAAGIRFSAAAGIRIAAAGSCLRAAAGSHPNLRRQEGGSIIYLLQSEEV
- the LOC123158483 gene encoding uncharacterized protein isoform X1 codes for the protein MTAMHGSAPHRTEESPTPDPAPPGFSPTAAAAGIRFSAAAGIRIAAAGSCLRAAAGSHPNLRRQEVALSICYNLKKCRAWKPKLLNCLYKTRVNWIVAGRVL